The Chryseobacterium geocarposphaerae genome window below encodes:
- the ligD gene encoding DNA ligase D: MGLSKYREKRSEEKTPEPFGGKPNGTELRFVVQKHDASHLHYDFRLEMDGVLKSWAVPKGPSMDPSVKRLAMMVEDHPYDYRNFEGIIPKGQYGGGTVIIWDEGTYEPAEGDLKDVPKQEKELLHQLYSGKLKFKLNGKKLKGEFALVKAYGRGDNGWLLMKLDDKYASEKDITAKDKSVISGKTIPQMEKSPDNVYGENILRKDSTVKDKRPTKKKASELINDQLEAVPAFTSKTKTNIEILLKNAPKQRFYSHIEPMLATLVNKPFDDEDWIYEVKWDGYRAVAFMNKGEVELKSRNDKSFNEKFYPIYDKLKELDIDAILDGEVVVLGESGTANFGSLQNWRSEADGDLVYYVFDILWYKGQDLKDLTLLERKAILKEVLPKNNSILVSEHFETSGIQFLEEAKKLGLEGIMAKRKDSIYHVHNRSKDWLKIKANKRQEVVIGGYTLNDDSSKQFSSLLVGVYEGKKLIYSGKVGTGFNDKQQKEMMKLFKPLVINKAPFAEEPDINKPSRFRPNPPHASVTWLKPELVCEVSFTELTSDGIMRHPSFDGMREDKSAKKVILEKEALTEKVVDDKKTSSMVKPRAKGERKTLLNPSDKTQVRKVNRHELKFTNLDKVFWPKEGITKRDLINYYYQAAPFILPYLKDRPQSMNRFPNGIEGENFYFKNVTDTAPDWAETYLYHSDTDEKDRHYLVGKDEATLLYMANLGCIEMNPWSSTVKKPDHPSFCIIDLDPDKNSFDQVIEAAQVTKSILDDMGVPSYCKTSGSTGLHIYIPLGGKYTYEQSKEFARVIVTLIHNELPKFTSIERAIKDRKGKMYLDFLQNRPHATIAAPYSVRPKPGATVSMPLHWDEVKKGLKISDFRILNAIERMLSEGDIFKQVLGKGIDLKQIVDKYYQ; the protein is encoded by the coding sequence ATGGGCCTATCTAAATATCGCGAAAAGCGTTCTGAAGAGAAAACCCCGGAACCATTTGGCGGAAAACCGAATGGAACTGAATTACGCTTTGTTGTGCAGAAACACGATGCTTCACATCTCCATTATGACTTTCGTTTAGAGATGGACGGCGTGCTGAAAAGCTGGGCGGTTCCCAAAGGACCATCGATGGATCCAAGCGTCAAACGTCTGGCGATGATGGTCGAAGACCACCCCTATGATTACCGGAATTTTGAAGGGATCATTCCCAAAGGACAATATGGGGGCGGTACAGTAATCATCTGGGACGAAGGAACATACGAGCCCGCCGAAGGCGACTTAAAAGATGTACCGAAACAGGAAAAAGAACTGTTACACCAGCTTTATTCCGGCAAGCTTAAATTTAAGCTCAATGGAAAAAAGCTTAAAGGTGAATTTGCTCTGGTTAAAGCATACGGAAGAGGAGATAACGGCTGGCTTCTGATGAAGCTTGATGATAAATACGCCAGTGAAAAAGATATTACGGCCAAAGATAAGTCCGTGATTTCCGGAAAGACTATTCCGCAGATGGAAAAGTCGCCAGATAACGTATATGGTGAGAATATCCTGAGGAAGGACAGTACCGTAAAAGACAAACGTCCCACCAAAAAGAAAGCATCCGAGCTCATTAATGACCAATTGGAAGCTGTTCCAGCATTTACTTCAAAAACGAAAACTAATATTGAGATACTTTTAAAAAATGCGCCAAAACAAAGATTCTATTCCCATATTGAGCCTATGCTCGCAACGCTGGTCAACAAACCTTTTGATGACGAAGACTGGATCTATGAAGTCAAGTGGGATGGCTATCGTGCTGTTGCTTTTATGAATAAGGGCGAAGTAGAATTAAAATCCCGTAATGACAAAAGCTTTAATGAAAAATTCTATCCCATATATGATAAATTAAAGGAGTTGGATATAGATGCAATATTAGATGGAGAGGTAGTAGTTTTAGGAGAAAGCGGTACGGCAAATTTTGGTTCGCTCCAAAACTGGCGTAGTGAAGCCGATGGCGATCTTGTCTACTACGTTTTTGATATTCTTTGGTATAAGGGACAGGATCTAAAAGATCTGACACTTCTTGAGCGTAAAGCTATTTTAAAAGAAGTCCTCCCTAAAAATAACAGCATCCTGGTCAGTGAACATTTTGAAACTTCCGGAATACAATTTCTAGAAGAGGCGAAGAAACTTGGGCTTGAAGGAATCATGGCTAAAAGAAAGGACAGTATATATCATGTCCATAACCGTTCCAAAGACTGGTTAAAAATTAAAGCTAATAAAAGACAGGAGGTTGTGATAGGAGGATATACGTTGAACGATGATTCAAGTAAACAGTTCAGTAGCCTTTTAGTCGGAGTTTATGAAGGGAAAAAATTAATCTATAGCGGAAAAGTTGGTACCGGTTTCAATGATAAGCAGCAGAAAGAGATGATGAAGCTTTTCAAACCTCTTGTTATTAATAAGGCTCCTTTCGCTGAGGAACCTGACATTAATAAGCCTTCACGCTTCAGACCAAATCCACCACATGCCTCCGTGACATGGCTTAAGCCGGAACTGGTCTGTGAGGTGAGCTTTACGGAGTTAACCAGTGACGGGATCATGCGGCATCCTTCGTTTGACGGGATGCGGGAAGATAAAAGCGCCAAAAAAGTTATTCTTGAAAAGGAAGCTCTAACTGAAAAAGTTGTAGATGATAAGAAAACAAGCAGCATGGTTAAACCAAGAGCAAAGGGTGAACGGAAAACCCTTTTAAATCCGTCAGATAAAACCCAGGTCAGAAAAGTAAACAGACATGAATTAAAATTCACCAATCTTGATAAGGTTTTCTGGCCGAAAGAAGGCATTACTAAACGAGACCTCATTAATTATTATTATCAGGCAGCTCCATTTATATTACCTTATTTGAAAGACCGTCCGCAGAGTATGAACCGTTTTCCGAACGGCATTGAAGGAGAAAACTTTTATTTCAAGAACGTGACCGATACGGCTCCTGATTGGGCAGAGACTTATCTTTACCATAGTGATACCGATGAAAAAGACCGCCATTATCTTGTTGGCAAGGATGAAGCTACATTGCTCTATATGGCGAATTTGGGCTGTATTGAAATGAATCCCTGGAGCAGTACGGTTAAAAAGCCAGATCATCCATCTTTCTGTATTATTGATCTGGACCCGGACAAAAATTCGTTCGATCAGGTTATTGAAGCTGCACAGGTCACAAAGAGCATTTTAGATGATATGGGCGTTCCGAGCTATTGCAAAACTAGTGGTTCAACTGGTCTTCATATCTATATTCCGCTTGGCGGAAAATATACCTACGAGCAGTCAAAAGAGTTTGCCCGGGTCATTGTTACCTTAATCCATAATGAACTTCCTAAATTCACCAGTATTGAACGGGCTATAAAAGACAGAAAGGGTAAAATGTATCTGGACTTTTTACAGAATAGGCCACATGCAACCATTGCCGCTCCCTATTCCGTCCGACCAAAGCCCGGTGCTACGGTTTCCATGCCGCTGCATTGGGATGAGGTGAAGAAAGGTTTAAAAATAAGTGATTTCCGTATTTTAAATGCCATTGAAAGGATGCTGAGTGAAGGAGATATTTTTAAACAAGTATTGGGAAAAGGGATCGACTTAAAGCAGATCGTAGATAAGTACTATCAATAA
- a CDS encoding T9SS type A sorting domain-containing protein, producing the protein MLYVDENGNEQWRKHVKGESRKKEERLADIKLNRDGSIILAGTSAEELGKENWKIVKLGDQQVDQLIEKQYIKIYPNPVSDYAYVEIGFDFKEADITMYDMSGRQLQSLKTKNKVTKINTQPLIQGAYLITIKTDTHKTANAKLIKK; encoded by the coding sequence ATGCTGTATGTAGATGAAAACGGAAACGAACAGTGGCGAAAACACGTAAAAGGAGAATCCAGAAAAAAAGAAGAGAGATTAGCAGATATTAAGCTAAACAGAGACGGCTCCATTATTCTGGCAGGAACCAGCGCAGAAGAATTAGGAAAAGAGAACTGGAAGATTGTAAAGCTGGGAGATCAGCAGGTAGATCAACTCATCGAAAAGCAGTATATCAAAATCTATCCGAATCCAGTATCCGATTATGCGTATGTAGAAATCGGTTTTGATTTCAAGGAAGCAGATATTACGATGTATGATATGTCAGGAAGACAGCTTCAGAGTCTGAAAACAAAGAATAAGGTAACGAAGATCAATACCCAGCCTTTGATACAGGGCGCTTATCTGATTACTATAAAAACAGATACCCACAAAACTGCGAATGCTAAATTGATTAAGAAATAA